The DNA segment agcctgctttatttattgtaggttacaaaaaataaagaaaatggcggcattgttgttgttatcgattttctatcagttctcaccacacaacgacgtctcatctttgctgcttgaatgtcggtatgtaatggtatggagttattgaaacttactacgtgtaaaaaagactagaaattgaatgtttatttttaagcctcgaaagttgcactgggtgcctttaataagCCTTGAGTTCAATTTAGAGACTAGTGTAAAGATACAATTACTAGTAGTTAGGATTTAGTTTGCAACATAGGAATGAAGCCTCAATCATTACTACCAACATAAGTGAAGTGGTCTAAACACACCTACCTTATAACTCATCCAGGTTTTGATTCCAATCACACCACAGAAACAAAGATCTGATTATGCTTATTGTGTTCTATTGCTTAATAGGAAATCTTCAGAACTCAAAAGTCAGATGTACTTTTAAGCATTTGGTTAGGAAGTACTATTTCCATAACCCTCCGGGGCTAACCCCCAATGGGCTCCCAGTGATGTGATCCCATTGCCATTGAACCGCCCACTCAAAATCCGAAGCTCCGCCTCCGCATGCTCGGGGTAAAAGTTGAAGGAATACTgcaaaaacagaagaaaaaaaaagggttcaattcagacataaataaaatatcaataagTCAATACAAAAAAGATAAGAATGAACAGAGAAATAAATTAATGAAAGAGAACCTGAACTGGCTGGCCTGCGATGAGATAACGTCCTCTGCTTGTCCCAAAAATCAACTGATAGATGAAGTTGGATGTGTGGTATTTTCCAGACACCTGTAATATTAACATTGTTATGCATTGTTATAATAGTAAAACAGTTGTGTAGAGTACAGGGATTAGGCCTATATGAAAAATGTACAAATGGTTGGCAGGACAATGATTGACAAGAACATAGTAGAGACGCATTTTAACCTGAGTAATGGTCTCTCCTTCAAATAGGTCCAATCTCAGGGGGGTGTGGAAAGCGCGACCAATAGTTCGGTCCCACCTGGTGCCGTAACGCAACTGGAAACTAGAAGAACAACATGGGGAAACTGTGTCAAAAGTTTAACAGCATAAAATAACCACGCAaaggcacacccacacacaaacacacactttacgAATCTATTAtgttgtaaaataataataacaataatcattCAAGTTTTAACTACAAAAATCATATTAATCACAATAAAAAGGGGAGGGGGTTTCCTAAAATAAGGTTAACAGTCTTGCTCAAGTCTAGAGTACAATTTCTTgaccaggaggagcagagggtcaAACTGACCCTGCCTCCATTTTTCCAGACAAGCTGCTCTCTGTGGTCATCTAGCGTAGATGTAGTCAGACTGAGAGGTACAGTATGTCGTACCCGGTAACGTAATTTCCAGGGTGCTCCCAGACTTTCACGCCTGTGATGCTTCCTTCTCCTGAGGTCACGAAGGGAGTTCCTCCACCTGATCCAAGGGCTGGAGAGTATGAGTAGTACTCATTGGCTGAAGATAATGAGAGAAGGACAATACATAGCTTCAGTATAATATATGTGAAATAAGTACATGCACCGACGGGAAAAGAAAATTAGCAACtaataaaacaacacaaataattGCAGTTCTTCCTTCCATCTGGAATTTGTATCTGAGATTCTCATCAGCTGATTCATGACCAATGGCAAGACTATCCAGTCCAACCAGTCATCGGTGGACCAGGGTACTGGCTAAAAGCCAGCTCAAAGAGAAAGCTTTCAAAAGAGACGTGGCCGACACACAGTGAAGTAGGAGAGTGTTCACGTATACGAGCAAAGTGGTCTGTAACAGAGttagtaataacaataataaaaaattaaataatattaataataattccaGTTCCTACACCTTGAAACTCTGACCCATGAACAAATAGCTAAAGGAAGACTATCAGACATCCAGTCAAAGTTAAGTAGCATTGAGTACCGACTAGCTTTCCTCCAGAGAAAGCTTTCACAAAAACGATAAACATATTGGTGAAGTGTACTGAAACAGCAGGAAGGATCGATTACTTACGTTTTGCCAGGCAGGCAACCCAAGCCGCCGCAAACAACAGGACAGAGAGCATCCTAGATTAAAGAACAGTGAGCTGTTAAACTAAAACCTTCTCATTAGTATCAACGTCCGGGCAAATAAAGTATGCAACTACAAATTGTAAAAGATCCCAACCATACCTGTTGAAGATCACAGCCGTACCTGTGAGCTGCTTGGAAGCATTTGGTTACCGCCTAACCTGTGTGTCGGACTTAAATATACTTCCCAAACAATGCTGTCATCATTTCAGCATTCTTTGAATGACTATCTGATAGATAAAATGCACCAGCATTTCCTCTACAAAAATAGCAGCATACTTCTCCATCagcacctcctctctcttccagaGTTGGGCTGGATGGTATTTGTTAAGCCATCCTTTACTGCAGTAGCCCCAGTACCCACATAAACTCCCCATAAATTGCCATAACATCTACGTTTATGAACTGTTGATAAAGAACCCAACAAACGAGGATTTCAAAATGTGTATGAAATCCCGAGTACCGAGTGTAATGTTGCGTGTCTCCCAACTTGATTATGACCTTGCACTATGAATTCGAAAACTGAGCGGTAAGCCGTACACTCTCTAGGTCCGCTGGAGTGGGTTGTGCGGTTAAGTGTAttaacaacacagacacaaaccaaaTCCCACCAATAATCACTTTTAGAAGAATAAGAGTGTAATATAACATTTAAATTAAGAATTCAAGTGTATTCAATCAATGAAAAATTGAGATTTTTGTGGTTGGATGTAGTTATTATTCAAATAAAGTCATTGCTAAATAATAACCAGCACTTATTGTATCTTGAGTTCATTGATGCAGTAATTAATAAAGCTAAATAAACTATGCATATTTTAAATGTGCCataattttatttgtttattattatgggGAATGAGCATTTGTGAAGCATCAACTGGAATTGTAGCAAAAACCATGGTGATAAAAGTTGTTTCTGATGGTATTTAGAACGTCTCTGTCCACCTGGCCCTCATTATCAATGGCAGTTCTCTTCAAAGCGTAGTTGGCGCAGCTTGGTGAGGAGACAGCGCCAAAAAGGTGTACTACCATTCTGTACTCAACTAGGGGTTGGTCGACATTGCCGTGAGGCCACCATAGGAACCTCAAGAAGTCAGCATCATTTTCAGGGACTCGGACTTGATCAAACATCCCCTCAATATCTGCCATAATAATGGCCACTGGTTCCTGTCTGAATCCGAGTATGCCGCCCAGGAGTGTGTTTGTCAGATCAGGTCCTTGCAGTAACTGACGATTGAGTGAGGTGCCCTGAAATGATGCAGCGCAGTCGAATACTACACggattttgtttttcttcttgtgGTATACTCCATGGTGGGGTATGTACCACACCCTACCATCGCTTCTTGACAATTGGTCATCTGGTATCTGCTCAGCATGGCCTTTGTCAAACATTGCATTCATGAACTTATTGTAGTCTGAACGAAATGACTCATTCTTCATGAGCTTCCTCCGCAGCGCCATGGCTCTGAGCTCTGCTACAGTCTTGTTGTTTGGCATGGTCAAGTTCTCATCCCGGAAGGGCAGTCGCATCATATAATGGCCATCTTTCTTCACAGTTGACTCATCAGCAATTTTCAAGAATTTCTTGTCTTCAAAAGACAGTTCAGGTTGCTCCTCACAAGCCCTTTCCGGGAAGTCCAGGTTGTACTGCTTGACCAGCAGTTCCTCTAATCTTGTCACAGAGATTCTGTTGGAAGAGACACACGGTCGGCCACGTTCATCAGTAAGTGCACCACCACTCAATGGTCCGTTGATGATCCATCCTAAGTGGGTCTTGACAGCATAAGGCCCGTCTCCTTGGCTGTGAATGATACTCCAAGGCTCCAGTGCCCGTGGGGCATTGGCACCGATAAGCAGACCTATATCTGCTTTAATGGCTGCAAGTTGAACGTCTTTTAAGTATGGCCACTTCTGCAAGTCCTTCTGTGCAACAATGTTCTCATGGCTCACTGGGATTCTGGATTGTGTGAATACTTCAGGTAAGTGCATAAAGTCTGTTCCATCAATGCTGCTCACCTCTAATCCATTCACATGGTAAGTATTCACAACTCTTTCTTGTCCCATTGTTCGTAGTAGGATTTCAGTTCTTCTGCCCTCAACATGCAGATCTTCCATCAGCTTCTCTGTGCAGAAACATGCATTGCTTCCAGGATCGAGGAATGCGTAGGTTTGTATGAATTGGTTGCTTTTCACACTCTTTACCTTCACAGGCACAATGGCAAGCTTACAGTCAGACACACCGGCCCCAGTATGCTTCGTAGCCAATGCAACAGCAACTGAATTACTTCTGGTTTTGGTGATGGTGGACTGCTCCACTTGGCCACTATGGCTAGTGTGGCCCCGATATGCAGAAGGCCTTTGGATTGAGGCTTGTTGTATATGGATATGCAGAATCGTCGGGTGTTTTTTCTGACATGTTTGGCAGGTCAGACGTTTCTTGCATGCGCTACTTGTGTGACCTTTAATAAGACAAGCGAAGCACATTCCATTTTCTTTTAAGAACTGAACCTTTTCTGTATGTTGCTctgctgccatctggtggcaggATTCCATGAAGTGGTTTCCTTTGCAGAAGATGCATGGCTTTGTGAACGCCACTCTTGAGAggttctctggttctctggttcCCTCCTCGCTCAGCGGTGCATGAGTTACTACTGGAGTGATTGTGGTAGCAAAACTTTTCCTGCTCACAGTCCTCTGTTCAGGTGTTTTTATGCTTCTAGCAGGTGACTGTTGGAGAGAGCCGAACACTGGGTCTAACAACATTCTTGACTGCCTTTCAACAAATTCCACAACATGATAAAATCTTGCTCTTCTCTGCGTGTCTTCCTGTATGTTCCATGCTTTGACTCTCCATCCTTCCTGTAGCTTGAATGGTAATTTTGACAGGATCAGCTTTAAGTTGGATGGGGTGTCAAGCTCAGACATCTCCGACAGGTCTCTGGCTACGTTACAACAGCTTCTTAAATACAGGGCATAGCTGTGCAGCTCTTTTCCGTCCTCAGCTCTAATGACATTCCATGCCAGGGCCTTCTCAATGTAGGCATTTGTGAGGCGATACGGATCTCCAAAGTgagcattcagcagacgcttagCTTCTACGTACCCATCATTTGCATTCATATGTAGACAGCTACGAACAAGCTCTCTTGGCTGACCAGATGTGTATTGCTCCAGGAAATAAAGACGGTCGAGGtcactgtctgtctttctttccacACAATGTTCAAAAGCCTGAATAAATGGACGGTAGCTTAAAAGATCACCATTAAAAACAGGTATTTCTCTTATTGGCAGAGAGGCTTGTCTTTGTTGTTGAATGATTAAATTTGCAAGATAATTCTGTGTGTTTAGTGGACTGTGTGGCAGTCCAGGTTGCAGAT comes from the Gadus chalcogrammus isolate NIFS_2021 chromosome 6, NIFS_Gcha_1.0, whole genome shotgun sequence genome and includes:
- the LOC130384949 gene encoding zymogen granule membrane protein 16-like, which encodes MLSVLLFAAAWVACLAKPNEYYSYSPALGSGGGTPFVTSGEGSITGVKVWEHPGNYVTGFQLRYGTRWDRTIGRAFHTPLRLDLFEGETITQVSGKYHTSNFIYQLIFGTSRGRYLIAGQPVQYSFNFYPEHAEAELRILSGRFNGNGITSLGAHWGLAPEGYGNSTS